GATGAGGAGCATTGCTATCTTTCTGAATAGTCCAGACAATCTTGATACCGCGTTTATGGGCAATTTCAAGGCTGTTAGGGATTTCAGGATCATCTGTATCCATTCCTAAAATACCGGCTACCAAGGCCAAGTCTGTGCCATGTCCGCGATAAGTCTTTGCAAAAGAATTAAAAAGCTGAAATTCAACCTCGGTCGGTGTGTCATCGAAAATCGAAGATACAATCTTGCCGATGCGCACAGCTCCTGCAGTGTGACTGCTGGAAGGACCAATCATGACAGGCCCGATAATGTCAAAAACAGACTGAAATTTTAATGATTTCATAGAAACCTCTTGAACATATTTTCTAAATTATTATATCAAACTTCTCAAAGTTCTGCCTCATATCACACAAAAAAGAGGACAATTGTCCTCTTTTTATTATTGGTAATTCGCATACCTGAAACTCTTTTACTCCGCCAGTAGGACTCGAACCTACGACATCATGATTAACAGTCATGCGCTACTACCAACTGAGCTATGGCGGATAGTATAGTCCGTACGGGATTCGAACCCGTGTTACCGCCGTGAAAAGGCGGTGTCTTAACCCCTTGACCAACGGACCATCTATGTTCTTTTCAGAACATATTCTATTATATCAGGTTTTGAATCTTTGTCAACAGTTTTTTTATTTATTTTTTAAAATTTCTTTTAAATGTTTTGTTCTTAGCCTGGAAACAGGGCAACGACGGCCTTCATAAAATATAATTTCCTTTGTTTTCTTATCATAATCGCAGATATTATCGATATTGACTAAGAAAGATTTATGAGAAGCAAAGAAACGTTGGGTTTTCTCATCCTGCTCTTGAACACTGGCAATTGTTCCATAAAATTCCTTTATAAAGTTTTTTCCAACCATTCGTAACTTATGAGAGGAGCTTGAGGTTTCGATATACAAAATATCGTTAAATGGCACGCGCACATCATTGCCTCGATAGCTATATTCAAAATAATCAACCATATTGGTGTTTGTTATTAGAGTATTTTTCGTATAAATGATACACTCTTTTATACGTTTTTTAAACGAATCATCGTTAATATCCTTATCAATAAAGTCAAGAGCAGATACCTTATATTTGAAGGTCATGGTCGCAAACTCTGATTTTGAAGTTACAAAGACAATAATGGCGTATGGATTATGATGACGAATAAAACGAGCGACCTCCAATCCTTTGGTCTCTTCCCCTTTAATATCTATATCCAGAAAATAAATCTGATTGACATCTTCATTTTCGACATAGTCCTTAAATTCCTGAATTTTTCCTGTGATTTTGACCTGGATATCGAGCCCCATTTCTTCAGCAATCTCTGCTAAAGTTTTTTCCATGCGGAGTTGGTGAGCTAAAGTATCTTCTAATGCTAAGATTCTCATAAA
This genomic window from Streptococcus cristatus AS 1.3089 contains:
- the comE gene encoding competence system response regulator transcription factor ComE, whose translation is MRILALEDTLAHQLRMEKTLAEIAEEMGLDIQVKITGKIQEFKDYVENEDVNQIYFLDIDIKGEETKGLEVARFIRHHNPYAIIVFVTSKSEFATMTFKYKVSALDFIDKDINDDSFKKRIKECIIYTKNTLITNTNMVDYFEYSYRGNDVRVPFNDILYIETSSSSHKLRMVGKNFIKEFYGTIASVQEQDEKTQRFFASHKSFLVNIDNICDYDKKTKEIIFYEGRRCPVSRLRTKHLKEILKNK